The genomic stretch TCTGCTTCATTTGGACGAACAGAAGGTGAGATAAAACCCTTCCCTATGATCTTTGATGTCTTAGACCACAACACTAACAGCTGTCCATGCTCGAAGAGTTGAGACACTGCACGAGGGAGAGACAGTCTATTGTTGCGAAGATGGCCTTGTCAAAACCCTCTCCATGAGCAAGAGAAACGGCTTGACGAAGAGCCATAGATACTAGTTTTTCCTGTTCCAATATTCGAAGTAGAAGTAGCCTATGTTAGAAATACTTGTCTAATAGATGATAGCTTTCCCTCATACCAGCTAACCCGAACCGAAGGGATGAGGTAATTAAACCACCGATCTGACTACTAGTAATCGACGATGCTTATCACATCAAAATTTATAGTTTTTACAACTGCATATAATTAAGCGTAGTCGACAATCTGATTGAAAAGTTAAAAAGAAACATCAGATAAAAAAAACGTGCATGTAAAGAGATGTGGTAGGCGTAAAGATGTCCGAGGAATTCAAGTCAGCAATGGCACCATGTCCACTTAACCCAGAGCCAATATTCAAGCGCCTCTTATTAGATTATTACAGAATGGACCAAAAAGTGTGCATGGTTGACATTGAACAACGGGCTAAAGTGAGATCAGAACGGCAAAAAGAACTGGCTATCCCCATTTTCAGGACACAGGCCGGTAACTCCGCTACTGTTCCTGCAACAGTGAGAGAATAAGGTTGAGCAGTTGGTACTCTGATTGTAAAACACATAGGCTGCAATACCATGTACATTGTTGCAAATGTTAGAATATGAGTTGTACCAAGCAAAGAGCCCAAACAAGGTTTGAGCTTCTTTTAACACAAATGAATGCTGCCTAAGGTATCAGGTGTAGCAGAAAGCAATAACAGGTTTCAGAGATCATTTACAAGCAAGAGAATAATATTGCTACTTTGCTAGTGCTGAAATTAATCGTGAGCAGTTGCAGAATTTAACATTTACAAACAAAATTATAGATCACTGCTACTGCTAAAATTCTACATAGAAACCAAGGCATACGTCCATACGTTCTGAAGAATTTAATTATCACGCATAGTTACATAAGAATTTAATTATCACGCATAGTTACATACTTAGATACAGCTAATTCGTTGCATTGCAACAATCTAACATTTCGCACGCCACAAGATCAAGATCTTATACTTCACATCTTTTTGTTTGATGGCATAGATCATTTCTTCAAGGAAATATAACCTGGTGTACGAATTGAACTTTATCCACACTCTATTCAGACGATCATACTGAAAGAATGGTACCGTAGTGCACAACATAGATACGGTGGCCAGAAATATTATAGCACATGATAATGCTCTAAATCTCTAGTTCATTAATATGGTAAGACAGAACTCCAAAATACCATTGTTGTCGTGATCAGTGAGCTAAAGAGTGTTGACATAGGCTAGAAGAGACTAGGGGCATGGAATCCCTTTTTGAATCACCACACAATTTACTAAACAAAAACAGCTCTTAGATTGTTGAGGGAATAGTTCTCTTGTACGTTTTATTTCTGAACAGGGAATGTACAAGCTAAGGACGGATGTGCAACTATGTGACTACGATCTTGGAGTACTGTTGGAAGTGTACACCAGGAAGTTAATTTGGCTAGCAACATAGCAGATGCAGGTTAACACGCATCGAGACTGGGATACACTGTTCTTAACACTAAAAATGACGCCTTCTGCTAGAATTACAACGGTATCCAGGAGGTTATAGCGGCATAACTGCCAATGCAATTGCTAGACACAGACTTGGATTCAAGAACTAACTTGTCTGTTCCTCTACTTTGACAAATCACATCATAAAATCCTCGCCAAATCGACTCATGTAATCGGATGTTCAGCACAGCATGCAGAGTTCAATGAATCACAGCACTATTTCTCTACATAAACCACTCCAATCTCACCAAATTACTCTACCGATTCCCATAATCGCCACGACCCTTCTTACTAACTACCCACATCATCAAGGGCCCAACAAAGATAATCATCGCAGGCCGGAACAGGCACGACTAGGAGTAATCACAGGAGGAATGATTAGTCATACAAAATGGTTCTATCGTGTACGCTGCCTCCAGATCTATCGACCACAAGAACAAGCGAACCTACAGATCTTTCTACCAATCTATCTACCCACGGACAGATCGAGCAGGGTACATATGGATGAGGTCTGCGGGCGTCACCTGGCGAACCGGCCGGTCGGTCGTTCACTTGTTATGCTCCTGGACGAACTTGGAGTTCTTGAGGTCCTCCTCGGTGAAGCCGGCGGTGAGCTTGGTGATGAGGATGCCGGTGACGGCGAAGCCGGCGAGGAAGGGCCAGTTGCGGCCCCACTCCCGGCGGAAGAACACCGGCCACGGGTCGAAGGTCTTCATCTccgatcactctcctcctctcggGTCTTGCTTGGATTCGAGTCCGCGAATCTGATGCCCCTCTCGTCGATCTGTGGTGGCCTGGTGAGTCTGTCAATGGATAGGCCGTACGGGCCGGAAGTGCGGGCAAATATTGGGCTAGTATGATGGACAATTTTGGGTCCAGATAGCCCATTCTTTTCGTGTGATaattatctctatctctactacttaaaaagactaaagtggttccttattctgccatccaCAATACGTCAATTGCTTCGTCGTTCCTTTCCTCCTCGCGCTTCCTCGTCCGTCGTccacatgggccaggcccaatgaAACCTGCGGTAATCCCGCTGCCGAGCCACGACTTGATCTCTTCGTCAAACGACAAACCCTAACCATCCCCGCCGACGCAGCCCGACATGCCTCCccagccgccgccaccgtccccgGGGGCCCCCGTTTTCCCGCGGGCGGCATCTACGGTGCTCCCGGACCCGGCACGGTTCTTCGCCCCCGAGCTCCTCACCGCGCCGCTCCCCACCAACTCCTTCCTCCACAACTTCGCACTCAACAATGGGGACCAGCCGGAGTACACACACCCGTAGTCGGTCAAATCCGCCGCCGGGGCGCTCACGGTCTGCTACCCCAAGAGCGTCCAACTCCCCGCCCTTCCACGCCCAGACCTTCGTCGCCGACCTCACCGTCTCGTCCCCGTCGtatgccgccgcgccgcgcccCACCGCATCGCCTCCATCAACGACCTCTCCGTCACCCTCGACTTCTCCCCATCGCTGCGCGCGTCCCTCGTCTGCGGCAGCCCCTTCGTCACGGTCGCCACCGCGGGGGTCTCCGTCGACATCTCCCTCGCCTCCGTCCACGCCTTCCTCGAGGCCGCCCCCAGT from Lolium rigidum isolate FL_2022 chromosome 4, APGP_CSIRO_Lrig_0.1, whole genome shotgun sequence encodes the following:
- the LOC124708136 gene encoding ATP synthase small subunit 6-A, mitochondrial-like, yielding MKTFDPWPVFFRREWGRNWPFLAGFAVTGILITKLTAGFTEEDLKNSKFVQEHNK